The proteins below are encoded in one region of Kiloniellales bacterium:
- the serA gene encoding phosphoglycerate dehydrogenase produces MPKVLISDKMSPLAAEILGQRGLEVEISNGLEPAKLAEADGLLVRSASKVTAEAIEGATRLKAIGRAGIGVDNIDLAAATKRGIVVMNTPGGNSVTTAEHAIALLMALARQIPAADRSTRAGKWEKSRFMGVELTGKVLGVIGCGNIGAIVATRALGMKMRVIAYDPYLSPDRAADLGVEKVDLDTLLARADFLTLHVPLTDETRGIIDAAALAKTKPGVRVINCARGGLVVEEDLKAAIEDGHVAGAALDVFAEEPARENPLFALDQVVATPHLGASTSEAQEKVALQVAEQMADFLLTGAITNALNMPSLTAEEAQRLKPYMELAEQLGSFAGQLTRTGIKGVTIEYEGHVAELNTRPLTQAALAALLRPMLDSVNMVNAPVIARERDIELREIKLERDCDFQTLMCLTVTTERQERGVAGTLFGGTKPRLVRIKGIPIEAELGAHMLYITNEDKPGLIGALGTTLGDAGMNIATFHLGRAEAGGEALALIELDQAIPAKVLAQVRALPHIKQAAPLRF; encoded by the coding sequence ATGCCGAAGGTACTGATATCCGACAAGATGAGCCCGCTCGCCGCCGAGATCCTCGGCCAGCGCGGTCTCGAGGTCGAGATCTCCAACGGCCTGGAACCGGCCAAGCTGGCCGAGGCCGACGGCCTCCTGGTGCGCTCGGCCAGCAAGGTGACGGCGGAGGCGATCGAAGGCGCGACCAGGCTGAAGGCGATCGGGCGCGCCGGCATCGGCGTCGACAACATCGACCTGGCCGCCGCCACCAAGCGCGGCATCGTGGTGATGAACACGCCGGGCGGCAACTCGGTGACCACCGCCGAGCACGCGATCGCCCTGCTCATGGCGCTGGCGCGGCAGATCCCCGCGGCCGACCGCTCGACCCGGGCCGGCAAGTGGGAGAAGTCCCGCTTCATGGGCGTCGAGCTGACCGGCAAGGTGCTGGGCGTGATCGGCTGCGGCAACATCGGCGCCATCGTGGCGACGCGGGCGCTCGGCATGAAGATGCGCGTCATCGCCTACGACCCCTACCTCTCGCCCGACCGGGCCGCCGACCTCGGGGTCGAGAAGGTGGACCTCGACACGCTGCTGGCGCGGGCCGACTTCCTCACGCTGCACGTGCCGCTGACCGACGAGACCCGGGGCATCATCGACGCCGCGGCGCTCGCCAAGACCAAGCCGGGCGTGCGCGTCATCAACTGCGCGCGCGGCGGCCTGGTGGTCGAGGAGGACCTGAAGGCGGCGATCGAGGACGGCCACGTGGCCGGCGCCGCGCTCGACGTCTTCGCCGAGGAGCCGGCGCGCGAGAACCCGCTGTTCGCGCTCGATCAGGTGGTCGCGACGCCGCACCTGGGGGCCTCGACCAGCGAAGCCCAGGAAAAGGTCGCGCTCCAGGTCGCCGAGCAGATGGCGGACTTCCTGCTGACCGGTGCGATCACCAACGCGCTCAACATGCCCTCACTGACCGCCGAGGAGGCCCAGCGCCTCAAGCCCTACATGGAGCTCGCCGAGCAGCTCGGCTCCTTCGCCGGCCAGCTGACCCGGACCGGCATCAAGGGCGTCACCATCGAGTACGAGGGCCATGTCGCCGAGCTCAACACCCGGCCGCTGACCCAGGCGGCGCTCGCCGCGCTGCTCCGGCCCATGCTCGACTCGGTCAACATGGTCAACGCGCCGGTGATTGCCCGCGAGCGGGACATCGAGCTGCGCGAGATCAAGCTGGAGCGGGACTGCGACTTCCAGACCCTGATGTGCCTGACCGTGACGACCGAGCGTCAGGAGCGCGGCGTCGCGGGCACGCTGTTCGGCGGCACCAAGCCGCGCCTGGTGCGCATCAAGGGCATCCCGATCGAGGCCGAGCTGGGCGCCCACATGCTCTACATCACCAACGAGGACAAGCCCGGCCTGATCGGCGCGCTCGGCACCACCCTGGGCGACGCCGGCATGAACATCGCGACCTTCCACCTGGGCCGCGCCGAGGCGGGCGGCGAGGCGCTCGCCCTGATCGAGCTCGACCAGGCGATCCCCGCGAAGGTGCTCGCCCAGGTCCGCGCCCTGCCGCACATCAAGCAGGCCGCGCCGCTCAGGTTTTAG